From Pseudorca crassidens isolate mPseCra1 chromosome 15, mPseCra1.hap1, whole genome shotgun sequence, one genomic window encodes:
- the SERINC3 gene encoding serine incorporator 3, with amino-acid sequence MGAVLGVFSLASWVPCLCGGASCLLCSCCPNSKNSTVTRLIYAFILFLGTIVCCIMFHEGMETQLKKIPGFCDEGLKTKVADIIMDKHCDVLVRYKAVYRINFALAVFFFAFFLLMLKVKTSKDPRAAIHNGFWFFKIAAIVGIMVGSFYIPGGHFTTAWFFIGMVGAAFFILIQLVLLVDFAHSWNESWVNRMEEGNPRCWYAALLSVTSMFYILSIISVVLLYTYYTKPDGCTENKFFISFNLILCIVVSIMSIHPKIQEHQPRSGLLQSSIITLYTMYLTWSAMSNEPDHSCNPGLLSIIMHMTSPTLAPANATALAPTPAAPSQSGPSLNKENFIGLVVFVLSLLYSSIRNASNSQVSKLTLSGSDSVILRDTTANGASDEEDGRPRRAVDNEREGVQYNYSIFHLMLCSASLYIMMTLTNWYSPDANFQTMTSKWPAVWVKISSSWVCLLLYVWTLVAPLVLTGRDFS; translated from the exons ATGGGAGCAGTGCTGGGCGTCTTCTCCCTCGCCAGCTGG GTTCCATGCCTTTGCGGTGGTGCATCATGTTTGCTGTGTAGCTGCTGTCCCAACAGTAAGAATTCCACTGTGACTCGCCTCATCTATGCTTTCATCCTCTTCCTGGGCACTATTGTATGTTGTATCATGTTTCATGAAGGGATGGAAACTCAGCTGAAGAAG ATTCCTGGATTCTGTGATGAAGGACTTAAAACCAAGGTGGCTGATATAATCATGGATAAACATTGTGATGTGCTGGTTCGTTATAAAGCCGTATATCGAATCAACTTTGCCTTGGCCGtctttttctttgccttctttctGCTCATGTTAAAAGTGAAAACGAGTAAAGATCCCAGAGCAGCGATACACAATGG gttTTGGTTCTTCAAAATTGCTGCCATTGTTGGTATCATGGTTGGATCTTTCTATATCCCTGGGGGCCACTTCACCACAG CCTGGTTTTTTATTGGCATGGTGGGGGCTGCCTTCTTCATCCTCATCCAGCTGGTGCTGTTGGTGGACTTTGCTCACTCTTGGAATGAATCATGGGTAAATCGAATGGAAGAAGGGAACCCAAGGTGCTGGTATGCGG cttTACTGTCTGTCACAAGCATGTTTTATATCCTGTCAATCATCTCTGTCGTATTGCTCTACACATACTACACCAAACCAGATGGCTGCACAGAAAACAAGTTCTTCATCAGTTTTAATCTGATCCTTTGCATTGTGGTTTCTATTATGTCAATCCATCCAAAAATTCAG GAACACCAGCCTCGTTCTGGCCTCCTGCAGTCCTCTATCATCACCCTCTACACCATGTACCTCACGTGGTCAGCCATGTCCAATGAACCTG atcATTCCTGCAACCCTGGCCTATTGAGCATCATTATGCACATGACCTCACCAACCTTGGCTCCTGCAAATGCAACTGCTCTTGCCCCTACTCCTGCTGCACCGTCGCAGAGTGGGCCTTCTCTGAATAAAGAGAACTTTATTGGGCTGGTCGTCTTTGTTCTCTCCCTTTTGTATTCTAG CATCCGCAATGCCAGCAATAGCCAAGTAAGCAAGCTGACCCTGTCAGGAAGTGACAGCGTGATCCTCCGTGATACGACTGCCAACGGCGCCAGCGATGAGGAAGATGGACGGCCTCGGCGGGCTGTGGACAACGAGCGAGAGGGCGTGCAGTACAACTACTCCATATTCCACCTCATGCTCTGCTCGGCTTCCTTGTACATAATGATGACCCTGACCAACTGGTACAG CCCTGATGCAAACTTCCAGACCATGACCAGCAAGTGGCCAGCTGTGTGGGTCAAGATCAGTTCCAGCTGGGTCTGCCTCCTCCTCTACGTCTGGACCCTTGTGGCTCCGCTCGTCCTCACCGGTCGAGACTTCAGCTGA